The following coding sequences lie in one Silvanigrella aquatica genomic window:
- a CDS encoding AI-2E family transporter, with translation MKKHRGKIFFLCFFLIALFLFLFLNIVIGPLILAFIASYLLNPVFEFLEKKGIQRSLIALATLFLMAIISFISIWILFPILFEQFQGLSKLLPEFKIYLEENLFPKIQDFIAEFTGQNTYTVIHLYDILPINLEKFSDAILSKLSASTHFIASILIMILFTPFFSYFLMRDFNKVHNKIFDLVPQDIKPIFTEFVDEVNKKLRAVLRGQSLVILTLCFLYPTALLIAGLPTAIAVGVLTGLARFVPYMDILVGSFLCFFVLVSNSASGHLILSVSLAFLAVQCLDGLFITPRIMGRFSGIHPSLVILSVLCFGDWFGFFGVLLAIPIAAVGKVSFNMLIKSYKESTFYKNDNTG, from the coding sequence ATGAAAAAACATAGAGGAAAAATATTTTTTTTATGTTTCTTTTTAATTGCCTTATTTTTGTTTTTATTTTTAAACATTGTTATAGGCCCTTTAATATTAGCTTTTATTGCTTCTTACTTATTAAATCCCGTATTTGAGTTCTTAGAAAAAAAAGGCATTCAACGTTCTTTGATTGCCTTAGCAACACTATTTTTAATGGCTATTATTTCATTTATTTCAATTTGGATATTATTTCCAATTTTATTTGAACAATTCCAAGGTTTATCAAAACTTCTTCCAGAGTTTAAAATTTATTTAGAAGAAAATTTATTTCCTAAAATTCAAGATTTTATAGCGGAATTTACAGGTCAAAACACTTATACTGTTATCCATCTTTATGACATTCTTCCTATTAATTTAGAAAAATTCAGCGATGCCATTTTATCAAAACTGAGCGCAAGCACACATTTTATAGCATCAATTTTAATAATGATTCTATTTACTCCATTTTTCTCCTATTTTTTAATGAGAGATTTTAATAAAGTTCATAATAAAATATTTGATTTAGTTCCTCAAGATATCAAGCCTATTTTTACTGAATTTGTTGACGAAGTAAATAAAAAACTTCGTGCTGTTTTAAGAGGACAATCTCTTGTCATACTTACATTATGTTTTTTATATCCTACTGCATTATTAATTGCGGGATTACCCACAGCTATTGCCGTCGGCGTATTAACGGGACTAGCACGCTTTGTACCCTATATGGACATACTTGTGGGGAGTTTTTTATGCTTTTTTGTTTTAGTTTCAAACTCAGCAAGCGGACATCTAATTTTGTCTGTATCCCTAGCTTTTTTAGCAGTTCAATGTTTAGATGGATTATTCATCACTCCAAGAATCATGGGAAGGTTCTCAGGTATACATCCGTCTTTGGTTATACTTTCTGTACTTTGCTTTGGCGACTGGTTTGGTTTTTTTGGAGTATTATTAGCAATACCCATAGCAGCAGTTGGAAAAGTATCATTTAATATGCTTATTAAATCATACAAGGAGTCAACTTTTTATAAAAATGACAACACTGGATAA
- a CDS encoding ribonuclease HII, which translates to MRHLQSFFENESLLIQAISKELASKDIAPFIIAIDEVGRGCVAGPVLSCVSFWMPKQLILEFKFTEKTKTWLPFIDDSKKLTEKKRSSCFELILKEYDLKFSTVPILKSNALTPTSLFPSEKTLHLNSKDFINFKKENHGINTNEYECIAFSLGEASANEVDKYNIWNAVQMAAGRALLNLNKMIETEFSFLKKQWQSSILLMDGKHFLKVPNEFKKNIQITVTQADGIFVSVGFSSILAKVYRDTLMIEQDPLFPEFGFSGHKGYGTPKHLSIIQKIGISPLHRKSFLTNYCPETLF; encoded by the coding sequence ATGCGTCATTTACAATCATTTTTTGAGAATGAGTCATTACTTATTCAAGCTATATCAAAAGAACTTGCTTCTAAAGATATAGCTCCCTTTATTATTGCTATCGATGAAGTTGGTAGAGGTTGTGTGGCAGGCCCTGTTCTGAGTTGTGTCAGTTTTTGGATGCCTAAACAACTTATTTTAGAATTCAAATTCACTGAAAAAACAAAAACATGGTTACCTTTCATTGATGATAGTAAAAAACTCACTGAAAAAAAACGATCTTCTTGTTTTGAACTTATTTTAAAAGAATACGATCTAAAATTTTCAACAGTGCCCATTTTAAAAAGCAATGCCTTAACACCAACAAGCTTATTTCCCTCCGAAAAAACTTTACATTTAAATTCGAAAGATTTTATTAATTTTAAAAAGGAAAATCATGGAATTAATACAAATGAATATGAATGCATTGCATTTTCTCTTGGTGAGGCCTCTGCTAACGAAGTGGACAAATATAATATTTGGAATGCCGTGCAAATGGCCGCAGGAAGAGCACTCCTAAATTTAAATAAAATGATCGAAACAGAATTTTCTTTTTTAAAGAAACAATGGCAAAGTTCTATTTTATTAATGGATGGAAAACATTTTCTTAAAGTACCAAATGAATTTAAAAAGAATATTCAAATCACTGTGACACAAGCGGATGGCATTTTTGTCAGCGTGGGCTTTTCTAGTATTCTCGCCAAAGTTTACCGCGATACCCTCATGATTGAACAAGATCCCCTATTCCCCGAATTCGGCTTTTCAGGACACAAAGGATATGGAACCCCTAAACATCTCTCCATAATCCAAAAAATAGGTATAAGCCCTCTCCATCGGAAAAGTTTTTTAACAAATTATTGTCCTGAGACTTTATTTTGA
- the greA gene encoding transcription elongation factor GreA: MAVESNGPIPITSVGHERLKEELKRLKTVDRPKVISEIAEARALGDLSENAEYHAAREKQGFIEGRIMELEDKLGRVQIINVGKGRTDRVVFGAMVSLIDVSDDSRGEEKTYRIVGDLEADIKNNAISISSPLAKSLINKTVGDIVTVNLPRGEKYYEVKDIQFLD; this comes from the coding sequence ATGGCAGTTGAATCGAATGGACCCATTCCCATTACATCTGTTGGACATGAAAGACTTAAGGAAGAGCTTAAGAGACTCAAAACGGTTGACAGACCCAAGGTCATTTCAGAAATTGCAGAAGCGCGCGCCTTGGGCGACCTCTCTGAAAACGCGGAGTACCATGCCGCTCGTGAAAAACAAGGCTTTATTGAAGGACGCATCATGGAGCTTGAAGACAAGCTGGGACGTGTCCAGATTATTAACGTAGGCAAAGGAAGAACCGATCGTGTGGTTTTCGGCGCCATGGTTTCCCTCATCGACGTGAGCGATGATAGCAGAGGCGAAGAAAAAACCTACCGCATTGTTGGTGATCTCGAAGCTGATATTAAAAATAATGCTATTTCTATTTCAAGCCCTTTGGCAAAATCTCTTATTAACAAAACAGTAGGAGATATTGTAACTGTAAACCTGCCTCGTGGCGAAAAATATTACGAAGTAAAAGATATTCAGTTTTTAGACTAA
- the hpf gene encoding ribosome hibernation-promoting factor, HPF/YfiA family, with protein MQVEVHFVNFPKSKQNRSIVEQKIIECIEKYSSNIIFVKAFFSVDGFEHHVKISVSSGRMSTFVNASAGDIYHSIDKVLNKLESSLRRVSKKKMHKRNEFSSVSEKSDYNATNLRIHKRFAKINENVFDKFENAYVSDFEDDVRPMRKVS; from the coding sequence ATGCAAGTTGAAGTGCATTTCGTTAATTTCCCTAAATCTAAACAAAACCGTTCTATTGTTGAACAGAAAATTATTGAATGTATTGAAAAATATTCGTCCAATATAATTTTTGTAAAAGCTTTTTTTAGCGTAGATGGCTTTGAGCACCATGTTAAAATTTCTGTATCATCGGGTAGAATGAGTACGTTTGTTAATGCAAGCGCAGGAGATATTTATCACTCTATTGATAAAGTATTAAATAAATTAGAATCGTCGTTAAGACGAGTTTCTAAAAAGAAAATGCATAAACGCAATGAATTCTCTTCAGTAAGTGAAAAATCGGACTATAATGCTACTAATTTAAGAATTCATAAACGTTTTGCAAAAATCAACGAAAACGTTTTTGATAAATTTGAAAATGCCTATGTGTCTGACTTTGAAGACGACGTCAGACCTATGAGAAAAGTAAGTTAA
- the trxA gene encoding thioredoxin, with protein sequence MSDNIFKITEGNFQTEVLENKTLAIVDFWADWCGPCKALEPVLEQIATEFNEKVKVCKVNVEDNPELAAKFNVRNIPFILFIKDGQKVAELVGNQPKQAIISQINAHV encoded by the coding sequence ATGTCAGATAATATTTTTAAAATTACAGAAGGTAATTTCCAGACCGAAGTTCTTGAAAATAAAACACTTGCCATTGTTGACTTCTGGGCTGACTGGTGTGGACCTTGCAAAGCTTTAGAGCCCGTTCTTGAGCAAATTGCAACTGAATTCAATGAAAAGGTTAAAGTATGCAAAGTCAATGTGGAAGACAATCCAGAATTGGCTGCTAAATTTAATGTACGCAATATTCCTTTTATTCTTTTTATAAAAGATGGACAAAAAGTAGCGGAACTTGTTGGCAACCAACCCAAACAAGCGATTATCAGTCAAATCAATGCGCATGTTTAA
- a CDS encoding response regulator, producing the protein MNQKDVKENILNILLVEPSIQLRTYFSETLKSTKEYVLTNTSSVNEAYEIISKDYEKINLILFNWILPNIPGYIFSQQIKNEPKYDHIKIIPYSQNFTEDDLFLISEIEIDYIIKETISDKIIEKMNEIQKDYLLTNPTERKIKELKHFIHEENLEKCEEILKDEKIKHKITSVHKYLYLKGEVLILKKKYNETIDFFQKKLKKDSKEKEIEILRNMSTMGKAYCHAGRFEESLLIFKRLEEKSPRNLRHKVNSGDALLGLDKIHAAEKKFTSVLKDNENDKDSIIGMVKANSILGNLKEATAYYNKLNGKFETKAIISYYNNKGVSLVRHGKVKEAIEFYKIALHFFDNFKGQIYFNLGMAYFRVNDIENAADSFHHALASKNFDSLTEKTLIKEFQENGVDNFVKKFKKSHKK; encoded by the coding sequence TTGAACCAAAAAGATGTTAAAGAAAATATATTAAATATTTTACTTGTAGAACCCTCCATTCAATTAAGAACTTATTTTTCAGAAACATTAAAATCCACTAAAGAATATGTTTTGACAAATACCTCTTCCGTTAATGAAGCCTATGAAATTATTTCCAAAGATTATGAAAAAATCAATTTAATATTATTTAATTGGATTTTACCAAACATACCTGGATATATTTTTTCTCAACAAATTAAAAATGAGCCTAAATATGATCATATAAAAATCATTCCTTATTCTCAAAACTTTACAGAAGACGATCTTTTTTTAATATCAGAAATAGAAATTGACTATATTATAAAAGAAACAATAAGTGATAAAATAATTGAAAAAATGAATGAAATTCAAAAAGACTATCTTTTAACAAATCCGACAGAAAGAAAAATAAAAGAATTAAAACATTTTATTCACGAAGAAAATCTTGAAAAATGTGAAGAAATATTAAAAGATGAAAAAATAAAGCATAAGATAACAAGTGTTCATAAATACCTATATTTAAAAGGAGAAGTTCTCATATTAAAGAAAAAATATAATGAAACAATTGATTTTTTTCAAAAAAAATTAAAAAAGGATTCAAAAGAAAAAGAAATAGAAATTTTACGAAACATGAGTACCATGGGCAAAGCCTATTGCCATGCAGGTAGATTTGAAGAATCACTCTTAATTTTTAAAAGACTAGAAGAAAAAAGTCCAAGAAATTTAAGGCATAAAGTGAATTCCGGAGATGCATTACTTGGCCTAGATAAAATACATGCGGCAGAAAAAAAATTCACTTCTGTTCTTAAAGACAATGAAAATGATAAAGATTCTATTATTGGCATGGTAAAAGCAAATTCTATTTTAGGAAATCTTAAAGAAGCAACAGCATATTATAACAAGTTAAATGGAAAATTTGAAACCAAAGCAATTATTAGTTATTATAATAATAAAGGTGTTTCTTTAGTTAGACATGGAAAAGTAAAAGAGGCCATTGAGTTTTATAAAATTGCGCTCCATTTTTTTGATAACTTTAAAGGACAAATTTATTTTAATCTTGGCATGGCTTACTTTAGAGTAAACGACATTGAAAATGCCGCCGATAGTTTTCATCATGCTCTCGCATCTAAAAACTTTGATTCCCTCACTGAAAAAACACTCATTAAAGAATTTCAAGAAAATGGAG
- the rapZ gene encoding RNase adapter RapZ: MENQVANISPNEKKSIIIVSGLAGSGKTVAIHALEDLGYYCIDNLPAVMLKSFSEAILNNNLKATHIALALDSRDQDNPKTFDEIYPNLVKTCHVQILYIKASEEVLLRRFRETRRHHPLSINSPLISLQDAIKLDEKTLEPIKDISHHVLDTSHMSSQYLKRFIHKQFSFSGTKGKLLMQFISFGFKHGTPTDLDTLLDVRCFKNPHYDPHLRKLTGLNPLVKDYVFSDPHVVTFISKTTDFLKFLYPLYLEEGKHYFSIGIGCTGGKHRSVAITEELAKIFKTEVPFVTIEHRHIEED, encoded by the coding sequence ATGGAAAATCAAGTTGCAAATATCTCTCCCAATGAAAAGAAAAGCATCATCATTGTTTCAGGTTTAGCGGGCTCAGGCAAGACAGTCGCTATTCATGCCCTGGAAGATTTAGGTTATTACTGTATTGATAATCTCCCCGCGGTTATGCTTAAATCCTTCTCGGAAGCCATTCTAAATAACAATCTCAAAGCAACACACATTGCTTTGGCTCTGGATTCTCGCGATCAGGATAATCCTAAAACATTTGATGAAATTTACCCCAATCTCGTAAAAACATGTCATGTCCAAATTCTTTATATCAAAGCCTCGGAAGAAGTGCTGCTAAGAAGATTTAGAGAAACGCGTAGGCATCACCCCCTGAGTATCAATTCTCCCTTAATAAGCTTACAAGATGCTATTAAACTTGATGAAAAAACACTTGAACCTATTAAAGATATCTCTCATCATGTACTTGATACTTCGCATATGTCTTCACAATATTTAAAACGCTTCATTCATAAGCAATTTTCCTTTTCAGGAACAAAAGGAAAATTATTAATGCAGTTTATTTCTTTTGGCTTTAAGCATGGTACACCTACAGATCTTGACACTTTACTTGATGTGCGCTGTTTTAAAAATCCACATTATGATCCGCATCTTAGAAAGCTTACAGGGCTAAACCCACTGGTGAAGGATTATGTTTTTTCTGACCCCCATGTCGTCACTTTTATTTCAAAAACAACGGATTTTTTAAAGTTTTTATACCCTCTTTATCTTGAAGAAGGAAAACATTACTTTTCCATTGGCATTGGATGTACGGGCGGAAAGCACAGAAGTGTTGCTATTACGGAAGAACTTGCAAAAATTTTTAAAACAGAAGTCCCCTTCGTCACCATTGAGCATCGGCATATTGAAGAGGATTAA
- a CDS encoding N-acetylmuramic acid 6-phosphate etherase, protein MDTEKKSDRYNKLDLWETKEILDAILESQLSAVSSIKKIIPDIEVAVTKSVPLLENGGRLIFAGAGTSGRIAAQECAELYPTFSWPKNKSIFLIAGGQKSLTEAIEHAEDVLAQGELEAKKIKLTSKDVVICLAASGRTPYTLGVLREANLSGALTIGISSSANSPLLNEAHIKLFPNTGSEVIAGSTRMKAGTTQKIILNMLTTSIMIRLNRTYDSFMIDLVATNDKLIKRAAFIVSEISKVNLESAKDALKKCHGNVKLACVFLKYQDLKKAENILKEFSGNLRKCLDN, encoded by the coding sequence ATGGATACAGAAAAAAAATCTGACAGATATAATAAATTAGATTTATGGGAAACAAAAGAAATTCTAGATGCCATTTTAGAATCTCAGCTTAGCGCTGTTTCATCTATAAAAAAAATCATACCCGATATTGAAGTTGCCGTTACAAAATCTGTTCCTTTATTAGAAAATGGAGGGCGCCTTATATTTGCAGGTGCGGGTACCTCAGGAAGAATAGCAGCTCAAGAATGTGCTGAACTTTATCCGACATTTTCATGGCCTAAAAATAAATCCATTTTTTTAATAGCGGGAGGACAGAAATCATTAACCGAAGCTATTGAGCATGCTGAAGATGTTCTTGCCCAAGGAGAACTTGAAGCAAAAAAAATAAAATTAACATCGAAAGATGTAGTAATTTGCCTTGCTGCCAGTGGCAGAACTCCTTATACCTTAGGAGTATTAAGAGAAGCCAATTTATCAGGAGCACTCACAATTGGTATTTCTTCTTCAGCAAATTCCCCTTTGCTAAACGAAGCACATATTAAATTATTTCCTAATACGGGTTCGGAAGTGATTGCGGGTTCTACGCGCATGAAAGCGGGTACAACACAAAAAATCATATTAAATATGCTTACAACATCAATTATGATTCGTTTAAATAGAACTTACGATTCTTTTATGATTGATTTGGTTGCAACAAACGATAAATTAATAAAACGTGCTGCATTTATTGTTTCTGAAATTAGTAAAGTCAATTTAGAATCAGCAAAAGATGCTTTAAAAAAATGTCATGGAAATGTAAAGTTAGCATGTGTATTTTTAAAATACCAAGATCTAAAAAAAGCAGAAAATATATTAAAAGAATTTTCTGGAAATTTAAGAAAGTGCCTTGATAATTAA
- a CDS encoding tetratricopeptide repeat protein, which yields MKNKRIKKYDDTLCILLVEPSQELRTYFSNAIKSINEYTIIVATSAEDAYEVLSKVHKTIHFILFNWTLPIIPGYIFSQQIKNQSEYDHIELVAYSREFTNEDLFLISEIEINYTISEIITGKITKKMEEIRNDYNITSPILRKIQRLKHCILEENLKMCEEILHDEKIKQKIANNHKFFYLKGEVMILQKRYNEAIDFFQRRLRKNSKEKEIEVLRNMSTMGKAYCLAGRFKESLLIFKKLEQKSPRNLKHKVNTGEALLGLDKINAAEKKFNSVLEKNDTNQNAIHGMVKAKSILGHENEAMDYYKKLDGSFESRSIISYYNNKGVSLVRNGKLDEAIKFYKIALNFFEAFKGEIYFNLGMAYFRGKDIENAADCFKHALASENFDALTQKTLIKAFEAEGIENFIKKFRDAS from the coding sequence TTGAAAAATAAAAGAATTAAAAAATATGATGATACTCTCTGTATTTTACTTGTTGAGCCATCACAGGAATTAAGAACTTATTTTTCAAATGCAATAAAATCTATAAATGAATACACTATTATCGTTGCAACAAGTGCTGAAGATGCATATGAAGTCCTTTCTAAAGTTCATAAAACAATTCATTTTATATTATTTAATTGGACTTTACCCATAATTCCAGGATATATTTTTTCTCAACAAATTAAAAATCAGTCAGAATATGATCATATTGAACTCGTAGCTTATTCTAGAGAATTTACAAATGAGGATCTTTTTTTAATCTCCGAAATAGAAATTAATTATACAATAAGTGAAATTATAACTGGAAAAATAACAAAAAAGATGGAAGAAATTCGAAATGACTATAATATAACATCCCCTATCTTAAGGAAAATACAGCGATTAAAGCATTGCATACTTGAAGAAAATCTTAAAATGTGTGAAGAAATTTTACATGATGAAAAAATAAAACAAAAAATAGCAAATAATCATAAATTCTTTTATTTAAAAGGAGAGGTTATGATTTTGCAAAAAAGGTATAACGAGGCCATAGATTTTTTTCAAAGAAGACTAAGAAAAAACTCAAAGGAAAAAGAAATAGAAGTTCTCAGAAACATGAGTACCATGGGAAAAGCCTATTGTCTTGCTGGAAGATTTAAAGAATCACTTTTAATATTTAAAAAATTAGAGCAAAAAAGTCCTAGAAATTTAAAACATAAAGTAAATACTGGTGAAGCATTACTCGGACTAGACAAAATAAATGCTGCTGAAAAAAAATTTAATTCGGTACTTGAAAAAAATGATACAAATCAAAATGCCATACACGGCATGGTAAAAGCAAAGTCAATTTTAGGTCATGAAAATGAAGCTATGGATTATTATAAGAAATTAGATGGTTCATTTGAATCAAGATCAATCATAAGTTATTATAATAACAAAGGCGTTTCTTTAGTTAGAAATGGAAAACTAGATGAAGCGATTAAATTTTATAAAATTGCTTTAAATTTTTTCGAAGCCTTTAAAGGAGAAATTTATTTCAATCTTGGTATGGCTTACTTTAGAGGAAAAGACATTGAAAATGCCGCAGATTGTTTTAAACACGCCTTAGCTTCTGAAAATTTTGATGCACTTACCCAAAAAACGCTCATAAAAGCATTTGAAGCAGAAGGGATAGAAAATTTTATAAAGAAATTTAGAGATGCTTCTTGA
- a CDS encoding DUF1844 domain-containing protein encodes MKEHSLFDLLVLSLGNAALIGLGIVPEPGSQTKSKDIEAAKYNIDLLETLQKKTKGNLTSAEDEMLTSLLYDLRLKFLEARK; translated from the coding sequence ATGAAGGAACATTCCCTATTCGATCTTTTGGTACTATCTTTGGGCAATGCTGCTTTGATTGGACTTGGTATCGTGCCCGAACCAGGAAGTCAGACAAAAAGCAAAGACATAGAAGCCGCGAAATATAATATTGATCTTCTCGAAACCCTTCAGAAAAAAACCAAGGGAAATCTGACTTCCGCAGAGGACGAAATGCTCACAAGTTTACTTTACGACCTTCGTTTGAAGTTTCTTGAAGCACGGAAGTAA
- a CDS encoding RNA polymerase sigma factor: MTTLDNTKYVSSVSTEEINWNTHFVSHSKKHWEAMLRFCYSLCNDKVQAEDIHQTSLLKSLKSFKKFVLNYNGQIVCNEDIDALFLGTEIQYHFKNWLYKIVKNTYIDDREIQKKWKMDYTEDAFELIATDSSQNRESNSIQNTFDLKKEEKEFYKFALDDNWKNRFNLLNDRQRSIVFLAAEDYSYKDISAILGIPMGTVMSTLSRTLQKLKAHSPDLE; the protein is encoded by the coding sequence ATGACAACACTGGATAATACGAAATACGTTTCATCCGTATCAACTGAAGAAATAAATTGGAACACACATTTTGTTTCCCATTCTAAAAAACATTGGGAAGCTATGCTACGATTTTGCTACAGCTTATGCAATGATAAAGTTCAAGCTGAAGATATTCACCAAACTTCACTTTTAAAATCATTGAAGTCATTTAAAAAATTTGTATTAAATTACAATGGACAAATTGTCTGCAACGAGGACATTGATGCCCTTTTTCTAGGCACAGAAATTCAATATCATTTCAAAAATTGGCTCTATAAAATTGTTAAAAACACATATATTGATGATCGTGAAATTCAAAAAAAATGGAAAATGGACTACACTGAAGATGCTTTTGAACTAATTGCCACAGATTCTTCCCAAAATAGAGAATCAAATTCCATTCAAAATACATTCGATCTTAAAAAAGAAGAAAAGGAATTTTATAAATTTGCCCTTGATGACAATTGGAAAAACCGCTTTAACCTTTTAAATGATCGACAAAGAAGTATTGTTTTTCTTGCCGCGGAAGATTACTCATACAAAGATATTTCTGCTATTTTAGGGATTCCCATGGGTACTGTCATGAGTACCCTATCCCGTACTCTCCAAAAACTGAAGGCACACTCTCCAGATTTGGAATAA